The Sphingomonas alpina genome has a segment encoding these proteins:
- a CDS encoding FGGY family carbohydrate kinase, whose product MSDLILVIDEGTTSTRAMLFAPDGKCLASKAAELTQHYPEPGRVEHDAAEIWERTLAVTRAMVDQAGGAERIAAIGITNQRETVVFWDRESGEPLAPAIVWQDRRTAAICRDLREAGHEPAVQAKTGLLLDPYFSGSKIGWAMQNWPQLKEAGNRLAIGTIESWLIWKLTAGENGAGVHITDATNASRTALMAIGSGHWDDGLIELFGAPRKALPEIVDCAGRFGETTLFGAPIPICGIAGDQQAATIGQSCLKPGETKATFGTGAFVLTQAGPTPPTSRNRLLSTIVWQLGGRRAYALEGSVFVAGSLIKWLRDEIGLIGTAAETEALARGVPDNGGVYLVPALSGLGAPWWQPEARGALSGLSFSTSKAHIVRAALEAMAHQAHDLKTAFAADGVDWQSVRIDGGMVANDWMAQDLADMLGVSVERPKFAETTALGAAMLAGVGCGLFDGLEAASVMRGSVETFEPAIDADIRAARLAGWKTAVDKVVG is encoded by the coding sequence ATGAGCGACCTGATCCTGGTCATCGACGAAGGCACGACCTCGACCCGCGCCATGCTTTTCGCTCCCGACGGCAAGTGCCTGGCCAGCAAGGCCGCTGAACTCACCCAGCATTATCCTGAGCCGGGCCGCGTCGAACATGATGCTGCTGAAATCTGGGAGCGAACCCTGGCGGTCACCCGCGCGATGGTCGATCAGGCCGGCGGCGCGGAGCGGATCGCCGCGATCGGCATCACCAACCAGCGCGAAACGGTGGTGTTCTGGGACCGCGAGAGCGGCGAGCCGCTTGCCCCGGCGATCGTCTGGCAGGACCGGCGTACCGCCGCGATCTGCCGCGACCTGCGCGAAGCCGGGCATGAGCCCGCCGTGCAGGCCAAGACCGGGTTGCTGCTCGACCCCTATTTCTCTGGGTCGAAGATCGGCTGGGCGATGCAGAACTGGCCGCAGCTGAAGGAGGCCGGAAACCGCCTCGCCATCGGCACGATCGAAAGCTGGCTGATCTGGAAACTCACTGCCGGGGAAAATGGGGCCGGCGTGCACATCACCGATGCGACCAACGCCAGCCGCACCGCGCTGATGGCGATCGGCAGCGGGCATTGGGACGATGGGCTGATCGAATTGTTCGGCGCCCCGCGCAAGGCGCTGCCCGAGATCGTCGATTGCGCCGGCCGGTTCGGCGAAACGACGCTATTCGGCGCGCCGATCCCGATCTGCGGCATCGCCGGTGACCAGCAGGCCGCGACGATCGGTCAGTCCTGCCTCAAGCCCGGCGAGACAAAAGCGACTTTCGGCACCGGCGCTTTCGTGCTGACTCAGGCTGGACCGACCCCGCCGACCTCGCGCAACCGGCTGCTCTCGACCATCGTCTGGCAATTGGGCGGGCGTCGCGCCTATGCGCTGGAGGGGTCGGTGTTCGTCGCGGGCAGCCTGATCAAATGGCTGCGCGACGAGATCGGCTTGATCGGCACCGCCGCCGAAACCGAAGCGCTGGCGCGTGGCGTGCCCGACAATGGCGGCGTCTATCTCGTGCCCGCGCTCTCGGGGCTTGGCGCGCCGTGGTGGCAGCCCGAGGCGCGCGGGGCACTGTCCGGGCTCAGCTTCTCGACCAGCAAGGCGCATATCGTCCGTGCCGCGCTCGAGGCGATGGCGCATCAGGCGCACGATCTGAAGACCGCCTTTGCCGCCGATGGCGTCGACTGGCAGAGCGTTCGCATCGATGGCGGCATGGTCGCCAATGACTGGATGGCGCAGGATCTTGCCGACATGCTCGGCGTATCGGTGGAACGCCCGAAATTCGCCGAGACCACTGCGCTGGGCGCGGCGATGCTGGCGGGGGTTGGGTGCGGCCTATTCGACGGACTCGAAGCGGCGAGCGTCATGCGCGGCAGCGTCGAGACGTTCGAGCCGGCGATCGATGCCGACATACGTGCGGCAAGGCTGGCCGGTTGGAAAACGGCGGTCGACAAGGTGGTCGGCTGA
- a CDS encoding 5-formyltetrahydrofolate cyclo-ligase, with product MPDKQAVRTATRAARDAFVAATCPVMTPPPAYLERLSHGMTVASYVPMGSEADPSPLARAAVEAGCIIALPHIVNRATPMRFLSWDTEAALIAGPFGLHQPAEHAAELSPDIILAPLVAFDRSLNRLGQGAGYYDRAFLRFPDSWRIGIAWSIQQAESLPVESWDVPLHAIATEREWITR from the coding sequence ATGCCCGACAAGCAAGCCGTGCGCACCGCGACGCGCGCCGCGCGCGACGCCTTTGTCGCGGCCACATGCCCCGTGATGACCCCGCCCCCCGCCTATCTGGAGCGGCTGTCGCACGGCATGACCGTGGCGTCCTATGTGCCGATGGGCAGCGAAGCCGATCCAAGCCCGCTCGCGCGCGCTGCGGTCGAAGCCGGATGCATCATCGCCCTGCCCCATATCGTCAACCGCGCGACGCCGATGCGCTTCCTCAGCTGGGATACCGAAGCGGCGCTGATCGCAGGACCCTTCGGTCTGCACCAGCCGGCCGAACATGCCGCCGAGCTCAGCCCGGACATCATTCTTGCCCCGCTGGTCGCATTCGACCGCTCGCTCAACCGGCTCGGCCAGGGCGCCGGCTATTATGACCGCGCGTTCCTGCGCTTTCCCGACAGCTGGCGTATCGGCATCGCCTGGTCGATACAGCAGGCCGAATCGCTACCCGTCGAGTCGTGGGACGTACCGCTCCACGCCATCGCCACCGAAAGAGAATGGATCACCCGATGA
- a CDS encoding AI-2E family transporter: MRRDRLLAALTLICGIGLALALPFALKAGAEFFLPTTAALVIAIALVPVLEWLERHHVPSALAALTCVLLFLVAANIALAAIIVPATEFFRKLPDRIDRIQMNIQPVLDLYSTLEKYINRTVRQLAANDAVRQPQTVAATPPNSILELAATSAPTLIIQVFFAILVVYFFLSGWTRLRKKTITSRSSFGGAMATARVIQDVVDDVSAYLGTITVINLSLGLVIAFTLWLLDMPFPLMWGGIVALLNYVPYFGPIIAAMLLLLGGLMTFQDVWVAVLPAIIMIGAHLIEANAVTPFIVGHRLTINPILILISLSFWGWVWGTTGALLAVPLLIILQTVIGAAGKPDIAGFLFEHGTLTQQRKRRGRNDLPEG, encoded by the coding sequence ATGCGCCGCGATCGCCTGCTTGCCGCCCTGACCCTGATCTGCGGCATCGGCCTGGCGCTGGCGCTGCCCTTCGCCCTGAAGGCCGGGGCGGAATTCTTCCTGCCGACCACCGCTGCGCTGGTCATTGCGATCGCGCTGGTGCCGGTGCTGGAATGGCTCGAGCGGCATCATGTGCCGTCTGCGCTGGCGGCGCTGACCTGCGTGCTGCTGTTCCTGGTCGCTGCGAATATCGCGCTGGCGGCGATCATCGTGCCGGCGACCGAATTCTTCCGCAAATTGCCCGACCGGATCGACCGTATCCAGATGAACATCCAGCCAGTGCTGGATCTCTATTCGACCCTGGAAAAATACATCAACCGCACGGTACGTCAGCTTGCCGCGAACGACGCGGTGCGCCAGCCGCAGACCGTCGCCGCGACACCGCCCAATTCGATTCTGGAACTCGCCGCGACCTCGGCGCCGACATTGATCATCCAGGTCTTCTTTGCGATCCTGGTGGTCTATTTCTTCCTTTCCGGCTGGACCCGGCTGCGCAAGAAGACGATCACCAGCCGGTCGAGCTTTGGCGGCGCGATGGCGACCGCGCGGGTCATTCAGGACGTGGTCGACGATGTGTCGGCCTATCTCGGCACGATCACGGTGATCAATCTGTCGCTCGGCCTGGTCATAGCCTTCACATTATGGCTGCTCGACATGCCGTTCCCGCTCATGTGGGGCGGCATCGTCGCCTTGCTCAACTACGTGCCCTATTTCGGACCGATCATCGCGGCGATGCTGTTGCTGCTCGGCGGGCTGATGACGTTCCAGGATGTGTGGGTCGCGGTGCTGCCCGCGATCATCATGATCGGCGCGCATCTGATCGAGGCGAATGCGGTGACGCCGTTCATCGTTGGGCACCGGCTGACCATCAACCCGATTCTGATTCTCATCTCCTTGAGTTTTTGGGGATGGGTATGGGGCACGACCGGCGCCCTGCTTGCGGTGCCGCTGCTGATCATCCTGCAGACCGTGATCGGCGCGGCGGGCAAGCCCGATATCGCCGGTTTCCTGTTCGAACACGGCACGTTGACGCAGCAGCGCAAGCGCCGCGGACGGAATGATTTGCCCGAAGGCTAA
- a CDS encoding DoxX family protein gives MRREWVKADFLARGSDAALLLARVVIGAFLVWGTWDNVVSTERMNEFAAFLRHNRFAAPEIMAPLSVWAQFLTGIALILGLATRWAGLICTVNFIVALVMVDAVLGIRGAFPSVALILFGLVFATIGAGGFSIDRLIGRDRVQGHSI, from the coding sequence ATGCGACGCGAGTGGGTAAAAGCTGACTTTCTCGCACGCGGGAGCGATGCCGCATTGCTCCTCGCGCGTGTCGTGATCGGCGCGTTCCTTGTCTGGGGCACCTGGGACAATGTCGTCAGCACCGAACGGATGAACGAGTTCGCTGCGTTTCTGCGCCACAATCGCTTCGCGGCACCGGAGATCATGGCCCCGCTCTCGGTCTGGGCGCAGTTCCTGACCGGCATCGCGCTGATTCTCGGGCTGGCGACGCGCTGGGCCGGCCTGATCTGTACCGTCAATTTCATCGTTGCGCTGGTGATGGTCGACGCCGTGCTGGGGATCCGCGGTGCGTTTCCGTCGGTCGCGCTGATCCTGTTCGGGCTGGTCTTCGCGACGATCGGCGCCGGCGGTTTTTCGATCGATCGCTTGATCGGTCGAGATCGCGTTCAGGGCCATTCCATCTGA
- the gap gene encoding type I glyceraldehyde-3-phosphate dehydrogenase, translating to MTIKVAINGFGRIGRLVARAVLERGDTGLELVAINDLADAKSNAWLFSRDSVHGKYPGKVSAEGQDLVVDGKRIRVTAERDPANLPHKELGVDIVLECTGFFTDRESAQKHLDAGAKKVLISAPAKGVDLTVVYGVNHDKLEAGHDIVSNASCTTNCLAPVAKVLNDAIGIERGLMTTVHAYTNDQKILDQIHPDLRRARAAGMSMIPTTTGAARAVGEVLPELKGKLDGSAIRVPTPDVSLIDLTFTPSRDTTKDEVNAILKAASESGPLKGILDYTDEPLVSIDLMHTPASSTVDSLETAVLDGKLVRVVSWYDNEWGFSNRMVDTAGAMAKFI from the coding sequence ATGACGATCAAGGTTGCGATCAACGGGTTCGGACGCATTGGCCGGCTTGTCGCACGCGCGGTGCTGGAGCGGGGCGATACCGGCCTCGAACTCGTCGCGATCAACGATCTTGCCGACGCCAAGTCGAACGCATGGCTGTTCAGCCGCGATTCGGTGCACGGCAAATATCCCGGCAAGGTCTCCGCCGAGGGCCAGGATTTGGTGGTCGACGGCAAGCGCATCCGCGTTACCGCAGAGCGTGATCCGGCGAACTTGCCGCACAAGGAACTGGGCGTCGACATCGTGCTGGAATGCACCGGCTTCTTCACCGACCGCGAAAGCGCGCAGAAGCATCTCGATGCCGGCGCCAAGAAGGTGCTGATCTCGGCCCCGGCCAAGGGTGTCGACCTGACCGTCGTGTACGGCGTCAACCACGACAAGCTCGAGGCGGGCCATGACATCGTCTCGAACGCTTCGTGCACGACCAACTGCCTGGCGCCGGTTGCCAAGGTGCTGAACGATGCGATCGGCATCGAGCGCGGCCTGATGACCACCGTCCATGCCTATACCAACGACCAGAAGATCCTCGATCAGATCCACCCCGATCTGCGCCGCGCACGCGCGGCTGGCATGTCGATGATCCCGACCACCACTGGCGCTGCCCGCGCGGTCGGTGAAGTCCTGCCGGAACTGAAGGGCAAGCTCGACGGCTCGGCGATCCGCGTGCCGACCCCGGACGTCTCGCTGATCGACCTGACCTTCACCCCGTCGCGCGACACGACCAAGGATGAAGTCAATGCGATCCTCAAGGCGGCGTCGGAAAGCGGCCCGCTTAAAGGCATTCTCGATTACACCGATGAGCCTCTGGTCTCGATCGACCTGATGCACACGCCCGCATCCTCGACCGTCGACAGCCTGGAAACCGCGGTGCTGGACGGCAAGCTGGTCCGTGTGGTCAGCTGGTACGACAATGAATGGGGCTTTTCCAACCGCATGGTCGACACGGCCGGCGCGATGGCCAAGTTCATCTGA
- the tkt gene encoding transketolase: protein MSASDTDLANAIRALAMDAVEAANSGHPGMPMGMADVATVLFTRYLKFDPADPAWPDRDRFVLSAGHGSMLIYALLNLTGYARPTMDDIRRFRKLGSPCAGHPENFELAGVEATTGPLGQGFAMAVGMAVAERHLNAVFDDSLVDHNTWVISGDGCLMEGINHEAVGLAGHLGLGRLNVLWDDNKITIDGATSLSTSEDIPARYRASGWHVVSCDGHDTADIARAMDEALADPRPSLIQCHTIIGKGAPNKQGTSATHGAALGAAEVAAAREALGWPSAPFEIPADIRDTWLAAGARGASVRRDWQERLANHSDRVEFERRMAGDLPAGNVVAKAFAGWTSTPQNVASRKSSELALDVLTPLVPEMLGGSADLTGSNNTKAKGQQPLTRADYAGRYVYYGIREFGMSAAMNGMALHGGVIPYGGTFLVFSDYARPAIRLSALQHARVIYVMTHDSIGLGEDGPTHQPIEHLMSLRMIPNLDVYRPCDAVETAECWALALEKKTGPGLLALSRQNLQQLRTGGEMLSAKGGYRLREANAARRVVLIATGSEVHIAISVADRLEEHGIGADVVSMPCTSRFDAQSEDYRADVLPDGALRVSIEAGVTWGWERYTGDAGLRFGIDGFGASAPIEPLYEHFGLTADAITPQIIAALD, encoded by the coding sequence ATGTCCGCATCCGATACCGATCTCGCTAATGCCATCCGCGCGCTTGCGATGGACGCCGTCGAGGCCGCCAATTCCGGGCATCCCGGCATGCCGATGGGCATGGCCGATGTCGCGACCGTGCTGTTCACCCGCTACCTGAAATTCGATCCCGCCGATCCGGCCTGGCCCGATCGCGATCGTTTCGTGCTGTCGGCCGGGCACGGGTCGATGTTGATCTACGCGCTGCTCAACCTGACCGGCTATGCGCGTCCGACGATGGATGACATTCGTCGTTTCCGGAAACTCGGCAGCCCCTGCGCCGGCCACCCGGAGAATTTTGAACTTGCCGGCGTCGAGGCGACGACCGGGCCACTGGGACAGGGCTTTGCCATGGCGGTCGGCATGGCGGTCGCCGAGCGGCATCTGAACGCGGTGTTCGATGACAGCCTGGTCGATCATAATACCTGGGTGATTTCAGGCGATGGTTGCCTGATGGAAGGTATCAACCACGAGGCGGTCGGCCTTGCCGGGCATCTCGGCCTCGGCCGTCTCAATGTGCTGTGGGACGACAACAAGATCACCATCGATGGCGCGACCAGCCTGTCGACCAGCGAGGATATTCCGGCGCGCTATCGCGCCAGCGGCTGGCATGTCGTGTCGTGCGACGGCCATGACACCGCCGATATCGCGCGGGCGATGGACGAGGCGCTGGCCGATCCGCGGCCCTCGCTGATCCAGTGCCACACGATCATCGGCAAGGGCGCGCCGAACAAGCAGGGCACGTCGGCGACCCACGGCGCGGCGCTGGGCGCGGCGGAAGTCGCCGCAGCGCGCGAGGCGCTCGGCTGGCCCTCGGCGCCGTTCGAGATTCCCGCTGATATCCGCGATACCTGGCTTGCCGCGGGCGCACGCGGTGCTAGTGTTCGCAGGGATTGGCAGGAGCGACTGGCAAATCATTCGGATCGTGTAGAATTCGAACGCCGCATGGCCGGCGACTTGCCGGCCGGCAATGTCGTCGCCAAGGCCTTTGCCGGCTGGACGAGCACGCCGCAGAATGTCGCGTCGCGCAAATCGTCCGAGCTCGCGCTCGACGTCCTGACGCCATTGGTACCCGAGATGCTCGGCGGATCGGCTGATCTGACCGGCTCCAACAATACCAAGGCCAAGGGGCAGCAACCGCTGACGCGTGCCGATTATGCCGGGCGCTATGTCTATTACGGCATCCGCGAATTCGGCATGAGCGCGGCGATGAACGGCATGGCGCTGCATGGCGGCGTCATTCCCTATGGTGGCACCTTCCTGGTGTTCAGCGACTATGCCCGTCCTGCGATCCGCCTCTCGGCATTGCAGCATGCGCGCGTGATCTACGTCATGACGCATGATTCGATCGGGCTGGGCGAGGATGGTCCGACGCACCAGCCGATCGAGCATCTCATGTCGCTCCGCATGATCCCCAATCTCGACGTCTATCGCCCGTGCGATGCGGTCGAGACGGCGGAATGCTGGGCGCTGGCGCTCGAGAAGAAGACCGGCCCCGGTCTGCTCGCGCTTTCGCGGCAGAATCTGCAACAACTGCGCACCGGTGGCGAAATGCTGAGCGCAAAAGGCGGCTATCGTCTGCGCGAGGCCAATGCGGCGCGCCGGGTTGTGCTGATCGCGACGGGATCCGAAGTGCATATCGCGATATCGGTCGCCGACCGGCTGGAAGAACATGGCATCGGCGCCGATGTGGTCTCGATGCCCTGCACCTCGCGCTTCGATGCACAGAGCGAGGATTACCGCGCCGATGTGCTGCCCGACGGCGCGCTGCGCGTGTCGATCGAGGCCGGAGTGACTTGGGGGTGGGAGCGCTACACTGGCGATGCCGGCCTGCGCTTCGGCATCGACGGCTTCGGTGCCTCTGCGCCGATCGAGCCACTATATGAGCATTTCGGCCTGACCGCGGATGCGATCACGCCACAGATTATTGCTGCATTGGATTAA
- a CDS encoding cell division protein ZapA, producing MADVTLTIGDRRHTVACRDGEEDQLLRISSMLDAQWAAASRAAGGLNAERTMLFIALMLADSLDEAQNRPPEGVSSALLDRLADRLESLAEALEN from the coding sequence ATGGCCGACGTCACGCTGACCATCGGCGACCGCCGTCACACCGTTGCCTGTCGGGATGGGGAAGAGGACCAGCTGCTTCGCATTTCCAGCATGCTTGATGCGCAATGGGCAGCCGCGTCGCGTGCCGCAGGTGGCCTCAATGCCGAACGTACGATGCTGTTCATTGCGTTGATGCTCGCCGATTCGCTCGACGAGGCCCAGAACCGCCCGCCCGAAGGCGTCAGCAGCGCGCTGCTCGACCGACTCGCCGACCGGTTGGAAAGCCTGGCCGAAGCACTTGAGAATTAA
- a CDS encoding DUF2842 domain-containing protein yields the protein MDHPMTPSWRKPVGMLAILAMITIWVILVATASDWVGTWHWLLQLVFYVVTGIIWLWILPMRRMLLWMETGRWRQVETGNATRVGKS from the coding sequence ATGGATCACCCGATGACGCCCAGTTGGCGCAAGCCGGTCGGCATGCTGGCAATTCTCGCGATGATCACGATCTGGGTCATACTGGTGGCGACGGCATCCGACTGGGTGGGCACGTGGCATTGGCTGCTGCAGCTTGTCTTTTACGTCGTCACCGGCATCATCTGGCTGTGGATTCTGCCGATGCGGCGCATGCTGCTCTGGATGGAAACGGGACGCTGGCGCCAGGTGGAGACGGGCAATGCGACGCGAGTGGGTAAAAGCTGA
- a CDS encoding phosphoglycerate kinase, which yields MARPFKTLDDMGDVAGKRVLVREDLNVPMADGAVTDDTRLRATLPTVGELADKGAIVLILAHFGRPKGQRNPDLSLAMLTRPYEAVLGRPVRFIGDCAGAEAVAAVATLQPGDVAILENTRFHAGEEKNDPALVADMAKLGDFYVNDAFSAAHRAHASTEGLAHVLPAFAGRAMEVELDALDKALGNPEHPVAAVVGGAKVSTKLDVLKHLVARVDHLIIGGGMANTFLAARGVDVGKSLCEHDLTGTAEEIFDAAERANCTIHLPYDVVVAKEFRANPPVRTVNVHEVAPDEMILDVGPAAVEALADVLKNCRTLVWNGPMGAFETPPFDMATVALAKTAAALTRDGSLVSVAGGGDTVAALNQAGVGDDFTFVSTAGGAFLEWMEGKELPGVAALTR from the coding sequence ATGGCCAGGCCGTTCAAAACACTCGATGATATGGGTGATGTCGCCGGCAAGCGCGTGCTTGTCCGCGAGGATCTGAACGTGCCGATGGCGGACGGTGCGGTGACCGACGACACGCGGTTGCGCGCGACCTTGCCGACGGTAGGCGAACTGGCCGACAAGGGCGCGATCGTCTTGATCCTCGCGCATTTCGGGCGTCCCAAGGGGCAGCGCAATCCGGATCTGTCGCTGGCGATGCTGACCCGGCCCTATGAAGCGGTGCTTGGGCGCCCGGTGCGCTTCATCGGCGATTGTGCCGGCGCGGAAGCCGTGGCGGCGGTGGCCACGTTGCAACCCGGTGATGTTGCGATCCTCGAGAATACGCGCTTCCATGCCGGCGAAGAGAAGAACGATCCGGCGCTGGTCGCCGATATGGCGAAGCTCGGCGATTTCTACGTCAACGACGCTTTTTCCGCCGCGCACCGCGCTCATGCCTCGACCGAGGGCCTGGCGCATGTCCTGCCGGCCTTTGCCGGCCGCGCAATGGAGGTCGAACTCGATGCGCTCGACAAGGCATTGGGAAATCCCGAGCACCCGGTCGCCGCGGTGGTCGGGGGCGCCAAGGTGTCGACCAAGCTCGACGTTCTCAAGCACCTCGTTGCGCGTGTCGATCACCTGATCATCGGCGGCGGCATGGCCAACACCTTCCTGGCGGCACGCGGCGTCGATGTCGGCAAGTCGCTGTGTGAGCATGATCTGACCGGTACCGCGGAAGAGATTTTCGACGCGGCGGAGCGGGCGAACTGCACGATCCATCTGCCCTATGACGTGGTGGTGGCGAAGGAATTCCGCGCCAATCCGCCGGTCCGCACCGTCAATGTGCATGAGGTCGCACCGGACGAGATGATCCTCGATGTCGGCCCTGCAGCGGTCGAGGCACTGGCCGATGTGCTGAAGAATTGCCGCACCCTGGTGTGGAACGGACCGATGGGCGCGTTCGAGACGCCGCCGTTCGACATGGCGACGGTGGCACTGGCCAAGACGGCAGCGGCCCTGACGCGTGATGGATCCCTGGTCTCGGTGGCCGGTGGCGGCGACACGGTCGCGGCGCTCAACCAGGCCGGTGTCGGCGATGACTTCACCTTCGTCTCGACCGCGGGCGGTGCGTTTCTGGAGTGGATGGAAGGCAAGGAACTGCCTGGCGTCGCGGCCCTGACGCGCTGA
- a CDS encoding M23 family metallopeptidase — MRFFRRLMLCVAPALLGVAASEPLSESFDVSVPQLPQIVATDGGKAVRYELHLTNFATVPLAVRGILVTDADTGKILRSFSRRPLLTHLIPLSGTRDDPSSARVTIQPGARAVLYVELSGPLPRRIGHTVDYVAACETCPLRLEIPAVAVNQAAAVTLAPPLAAGPWAAVQSPDWPRGHRRVVYTLDGKARIPGRYAIDWVGLDDAGRTTRGDPDRAVDAIGYDAPVLAGADARVAAVRDGMVESASIARNPDHVLGDGSGNYVALDLGQGRYAFYEHLRPGSIQVKVGQRVRRGQAIGALGFSGDTTGPHLHLHVANGLDPLKAEGIPFVIDSYTEIGRYDDIGALGSKPWQSAGPTRKSHEWPASNVVVRFR; from the coding sequence ATGCGATTTTTCCGTCGGCTCATGCTTTGCGTTGCTCCGGCCTTGCTGGGGGTGGCGGCAAGCGAGCCGCTGTCCGAATCGTTCGATGTCAGTGTGCCGCAGCTTCCGCAGATCGTCGCGACCGATGGCGGAAAAGCGGTCCGTTACGAGCTTCATCTGACGAATTTCGCCACGGTGCCGTTGGCAGTGCGCGGGATTCTCGTCACCGATGCCGATACCGGCAAAATCCTCAGGAGCTTCAGCCGCCGCCCGCTGCTGACGCATCTGATCCCGCTCTCCGGGACCAGGGACGACCCGAGTTCCGCGCGGGTGACGATCCAGCCAGGTGCAAGGGCTGTCCTCTATGTCGAACTGAGCGGACCATTGCCGCGGCGGATCGGCCACACTGTGGATTATGTCGCGGCCTGCGAGACGTGCCCGTTGCGTCTCGAAATCCCGGCGGTTGCGGTGAACCAGGCCGCGGCCGTGACGCTCGCGCCGCCGCTGGCAGCGGGCCCCTGGGCGGCGGTGCAGTCACCGGACTGGCCGCGCGGCCATCGCCGGGTGGTCTATACGCTGGACGGCAAGGCGCGCATTCCCGGACGTTACGCGATCGACTGGGTCGGCCTCGACGATGCCGGGCGCACGACGCGAGGTGATCCTGATCGCGCCGTGGATGCGATCGGCTATGATGCGCCGGTCCTGGCCGGCGCCGACGCGCGCGTTGCGGCAGTGCGTGACGGGATGGTGGAAAGCGCCTCGATCGCCCGCAATCCCGATCATGTGCTCGGCGATGGATCGGGCAATTATGTCGCGCTCGACCTGGGGCAGGGCCGCTACGCTTTCTACGAGCATCTGCGGCCGGGCAGTATCCAGGTGAAGGTCGGGCAGCGAGTCCGTCGCGGGCAGGCGATCGGCGCGCTGGGCTTCAGCGGCGACACGACCGGCCCGCATCTTCATCTGCACGTCGCGAACGGGCTGGATCCGCTCAAGGCGGAGGGCATTCCCTTCGTGATCGATAGTTATACCGAGATCGGCCGGTATGACGATATCGGCGCGCTTGGCAGCAAGCCGTGGCAATCGGCGGGACCGACGCGCAAGTCCCACGAATGGCCTGCGTCCAACGTTGTGGTGCGCTTTCGCTGA